The Kordia sp. SMS9 DNA window CAAGCGCACGGAAATTGTTCGCAATGACTTGCAACAAAAAACTAAACTGCTCACATCAAATGTTGATAGTTTAATTTCGGGTTGGCAAAAAGAGTTGAAAACTTATGAAAAAGAACGTTCTTCAATGTCAACAAAAGAAAAAGAACTCCAACAAGAGCTTCTATCAAATAAGCAGCAACAAATCAATAATTATCAGCAAGCCGTTCAAAAGCAAGTAGCGGAAGAAGATCAAAAGGCTACGCAGACCGTCATTAATGATATTAATGATTATGTAAAAGAATACGGTAAAAAAGGAGGATACCAAATCATATTTGGTGCAGGTGGCAATGGAAATATCATGTATGCTTCTGAGGGAACCGATTTAACAGCACAAGTTTTAGAGGGTTTAAATAAAGAATTTGAAGGAAAGTAATTTATGAATAAAAAGATACTTTTTTTACTACTTCCCATAGTTGTAATACTGTCTGGTTGTTCTAACAATACCTTTGATTCACAAACGGAATTGTTAGCATTTATTCAAGATGAGTCGAATGGTTTTCTTCAAGAAAAAACGGTGAACGGAATTACATTTCAGCTATTGTATCGGCCTACCGATTTATTGGTGCATCAAGAGCTGACCAATCAAGATAAAAGCAGCATTCCAGCATTAAAAAACAGGTATAATCAATATCTATATTTCAATCTATCAATGTCTCGAGGAACTAAAGAATTACTAAGTGCTTTGCCTAAAAATAAAAATGAATTCGGGCAAATGGTCAATGATCTTGCTTTTGGAATGGATCAAAAGGTAAATTTATTTACAAAGAAAAAAGACACTATAGAGATGGTAGATTTTATCTATCCAAGAATGTATGGGATGAGCAATGCAACAACAATCATGTTGGTATACCCAAGAAATAAAGAAAAACTTCAAGGCGATTATTTACATCTAACCATTGAAGATTTTGGAACCAATACAGGAGAAGTAAAATTCAAAATTCCAACAGACATACTAAAACACGAACCAAAATTATCTTTTAAACAATAAATAGATGGTCAAAACGAAATTTTCACATAGAGTTTTAGCGGTTTTTTTAGCGCTAAATTTTTTATCTACAATTATTCCAATAAACCAATTATTAGCAAATAATAGTGGACCAACAGCACCAGAAGCATCTAGTTTTGAACCTGTGGATGCTACTGATATGGTAAATTTAATCACAGGAGATTTAAGTTATGTGCTTCCATTGTTAAATGTACCTTCTCCTGAAGGCGGCTATCCTTTATCATTATCATATCATGCAGGTATTGCGATGGATCAAGAAGCGTCATGGGTTGGATTGGGCTGGAATTTAAATCCTGGAGCCATTAATAGATCAGTTAATGGATTTCCTGATGATTGGGGTAAGTCTAGAGTAAACGAATTTTTTTATGATGTAGGTTGGACTGAAAACTTTTATGATGTTGGAATAGGCGGAAGATTTAAGGGAGGAATCTCTATTGGTTTAGGTGCTTCTTGGGGAAGTAATAAGGCCTTTGGAGGAAGTGTTAGTTTTGGCTATGGAAAAACTTCTATTGACTTAAATACGAATTATGGTGCTAGTATTAAATTTAAGAAAGGGTTTAGTTTAGGGATATCTGCGAAAAGTATCAGTTTAGGACATTCTTTTAGTCAAACTGCTGGCGACATGAAGTTAGGAGGAGGTGCCAAAATAGGATATAATTTTAGCGATAACACATTTAATGGGAGTTATTCAAATAGTCTAAACTATGATAATTCATTAAAGTCTTCTGTTGGAATATCTTTTAGTTCTAAGGGAACTTCGATTACAAATGGCTTAGGTTATGGAAAAAGGAGTGCTTCATACACATCTTCATCATCATCATTGTCAGCAGGCGATTATACAATTAAATCAAAAACAAAAGGGTTAAATCTAGATTTTGGTGCTTTTTGGTTAAAATATATCAACACTGAAGTGGAATATTCATTATTTAAAAGAAATAATTTATACGTTTCAGGAACTTTATATCCTTATGAGGCTTTAAAAGTTAGAAACAACTTAGTGGATCAAAATAGTTTTATGGACGTCTTAGAATCTGGAATATATGATGAAACGTATGGTCATACGAATGAGTTTTTGAGACCAAATCATGACAACTATTCTGTAAATGCACAGGGAATTTCTGGTAATATTAAGCCTAACTATTTTGAAGAAATAAATTTAATTCAGAAAGGAAATAAGATAGAAGCGTCGTTAGAAACTTGGAAGGAATACATAGCCCCAGCCAATTTAGAGAATGACACAGAGAATGACATTAATGAAAAAACATATTTCTATTTTGACGGGGAATATAGTGGTTTTAGACGTATAGATAGAACAAAGTTTTTAAAACCAAGTTCTGTTACTCAGATGAATACTGCTAATGCGACACAATTTTACACGCAAGATACTGGCAACTATAGTTTGACAACAACTCCAGATGGAAATCAAATACATGTCAACAACAGAAAAAGGTCAGGGAATTATGTTGAAACGTATTCCAATCAAGATATTAGAAATAACACTACTGGAACAGAATTTTTAGAAGCAAAAGATTTGGTACGCACTGATATGAATACATTTATAGACGAAGGTGTAGGTGCTTTTAAAATTACAGCTGTTGATGGGAAAACATATCACTATTCTTTACCTGTATATCAGTTTGAATCTGTAAACAAAAACTTTAAGGATGATACGAATGAAGATAAAAACTTCCTTGAAATAACAAAATCTAAACCGTACGCGACTCATTGGCTTTTAACAGCTATAACTGGACCTGATTTTATAAAAATGGATGCAAACAGAAACTATCCAGACGAGGGTGATTATGGGTATTGGGTGCGTTTTGATTATGGAAAATGGTCAGACGGTCATGGATGGAGAACTCCGAACAATGAGTATGAAACAATTTACAATAATAATGATCAAAATTATGTGTATTCTTACGGAAGAAAGCAAATTTATTACTTAGATGCTATCAAGACACGTACACATACTGCCTTATTTGTAAAAAATTTAAGATTGGATAACAATTCAATCGAAATTCCAGAATACACGACAAAATGGACTTCAGGCAATTTTGATTATATAGCAAATAGTAAAAGCTTTCAAGAAGATAAAACAAAGCCATTTGCAAAACCAGGAGAAGTATTATATAGGCAAAACAATTCAACCTGGACATTGGCTTCACAAGATCAATTTAGTGGTATAGAAATAGAAGACTGGGAAGCAAGAAAGCAAAATTTAAAATATTTTGATATTCCTTCAGGAAAAACCTTAAGATTAGATAAAATATTACTGTTAAAAAATGAAGATGCTACTTATAATAAAGGAGCTGGCAATCTAACTTCTGTATTAGATGGTGTAGTGTATACAAATGATATATTCTTTGATATTTTGGCAACTAGATATGGAAGTAGCGACATGCCTGTTTCTTTAATAAACGAAACCTTATATGCTGATAAAAATATAATTAAACAATTTCAATTAAACCAACATCAAAATGTATTAGACGTAAGTGATCTTGTATTGAATAATTTAGAAGTTAAAGCAGTCAAAACGATTGACTTCAATTATGATGAGTCCTATCCACTAGGAAAAAACTCGATAACATCCAATGCTTCTAGTAAAGGAAGATTAACATTAAGCACCCTAGATTTTGGAGGGAAATCAGGTGTTAAATTAATACCTCCCTATTCATTCAATTACGCAAACGCAGCAGAATCTTTTAATAAAGATAACATAGATATTTGGGGATATAATAAGGATTTAGCTGATGTTTGGAGTTTAAATTCTATACAATCACCGTTAGGAGGAAAGATTCAAATAGAATATGAAAATGATAAGTATACACCAGCGGCAGCAGGGGAAATAGTTTTTAGAAAGGATTTAAGACAGTATTATGATGACCTTAATACGCCTAGAACAGTTACTATTCCAGATGCCAATGGATATTTTATAATTGATAGTAGACAACACTTTGGAATTAAAGTTGGTGATCAATTAGACTTCTTCTATGGCTGCGGCTCTTTTGATATTTTTTCAGGAGTGTCACAATTAACTACAACAAGAACAGCTACAATTACAGAATATTTAGGAGGAACAGAATATAGAGCTCAAGTGAGTGCTCCTCCAAATCAATTTGAATGCGATCCTACTGACGGCGATGCAATATCAATTACTGCTAAATATAATTTAAACCAAGAATTTGAAGGAGGTGGTATACGCGTAAAAAGTATAAAAGTTATTGATGAAAATAGTAGTGAATATATCACCAACTATAATTACAACAATGGAACAACTTCTTATATACCGTTAAAAGACTATAATTTATCTTTTGCTTCTGAACTACCTGCGCCAGGAGTACTTTATGAAGATGTTGAAGTGGAAAATTTAGATGCGAATACCCGAACCAATTACAAGTTTGAAGTATTGAAAAAAATCCCAGGGACAGCAGACTATAATTTATTAACAGCAACAATGGAAGCTGACAGTCATTTTGCACCTCCTGGGGCAGCATATGTATTGAAAGTAAATATAGAAGATAAATTATCTAGACTGGGTAATTTAATATCAACTGAAAGCTATAATTCAGAAGGTCATTTGTTATCAAAAGTTACTAATAATTATAAAGATGATTTGAATGCTGATGGTCAAATAGGAACTACGCAAGAAAGTTTTAAAAGTATGCACAGATTTACATCTAGAGAAGATCTAAATGGATTTAGAAGTGAAACTTGGAGATTTGACAATACT harbors:
- a CDS encoding OmpH family outer membrane protein produces the protein MNKIAISLSILAVLLATFAIFYLKPSNELVYVDVNKLLDGYKRTEIVRNDLQQKTKLLTSNVDSLISGWQKELKTYEKERSSMSTKEKELQQELLSNKQQQINNYQQAVQKQVAEEDQKATQTVINDINDYVKEYGKKGGYQIIFGAGGNGNIMYASEGTDLTAQVLEGLNKEFEGK